The following are encoded in a window of Candidatus Thorarchaeota archaeon genomic DNA:
- a CDS encoding cupin domain-containing protein: MPQVYRSDSAQSVDANGYVRRYVASVSLQRGVTSAGFILVTISPGVRTSRHRHDHLTETFVAMTRILARVDDDLYDLAKGDILVVAPGEAHSFETPAGSSGELIAIKMPDLHHDKVDIPDTET, encoded by the coding sequence ATGCCACAGGTCTATCGGAGTGACTCAGCCCAATCGGTGGACGCCAATGGATATGTCCGCAGATATGTAGCCAGCGTATCTCTACAGCGGGGAGTGACCTCGGCCGGATTCATACTTGTGACTATATCCCCGGGGGTCCGGACCTCAAGACACCGACATGATCATCTCACGGAGACCTTCGTCGCTATGACTCGCATCTTAGCACGAGTAGACGATGATCTGTATGACTTGGCAAAGGGAGACATACTAGTCGTCGCGCCCGGGGAGGCACACTCCTTTGAGACGCCTGCGGGGTCCAGTGGTGAACTCATTGCCATAAAGATGCCAGACTTACACCACGACAAGGTTGACATACCAGACACAG